One Trichomycterus rosablanca isolate fTriRos1 chromosome 10, fTriRos1.hap1, whole genome shotgun sequence DNA window includes the following coding sequences:
- the fbxo11b gene encoding F-box only protein 11, which yields MNSVRATNRRARRVSRPRPVQPERNNAQRDEDIPADMVAEESGPGAQNSPYQLRRKSLLPKRTACPTKSSMEGASTSATETFGHRAKRARVSGKSQDLPASPAEQYLQEKLPDEVVLKIFSYLLEQDLCQAACVCKRFSELANDPILWKRLYMEVFEYTRPMMHPEPGKFYQINPEEYEQPNPWKESFQQLYKGAHVKPGFAEHFYSNPARYKGRENMLYYDTIEDALGGVQEAHFDGLIFVHSGIYTDEWIYIESPITMIGAAPGKVADKVVIENTRDSTFVFMEGSEDAYVGYMTIRFNPDDKSAQHHNAHHCLEITVNCSPNIDHCIIRSTCTVGSAVCVSGQGTCPIIKHCNISDCENVGLYITDHAQGIYEDNEISNNALAGIWVKNHGNPIIRRNHIHHGRDVGVFTFDHGMGYFESCNIHRNRIAGFEVKAYANPTVVRCEIHHGQTGGIYVHEKGRGQFIENKIYANNFAGVWITSNSDPTIRGNAIFNGNQGGVYIFGDGRGLIEGNDIYGNALAGIQIRTNSCPIVRHNKIHDGQHGGIYVHEKGQGVIEENEVYSNTLAGVWVTTGSTPVLRRNRIHSGKQVGVYFYDNGHGVLEDNDIYNHMYSGVQIRTGSNPKIRRNKIWGGQNGGILVYNSGLGFIEDNEIFDNAMAGVWIKTDSNPTLRRNKIHDGRDGGICIFNGGRGILEENDIFRNAQAGVLISTNSHPVLRKNRIFDGFAAGIEITNHATATLEGNQIFNNRFGGLFLASGVNVTMKDNKIMNNQDAIEKAVSRGQCLYKISSYTSYPMHDFYRCHTCNTTDRNAICVNCIKKCHQGHDVEFIRHDRFFCDCGAGTLSNPCTLAGEPTHDTDTLYDSAPPIESNTLQHN from the exons ATGAGGACATTCCTGCAGATATGGTTGCAGAAGAATCTGGTCCAGGAGCTCAAAACAGTCCATACCAACTTCGCAGAAAATCCTTGTTGCCTAAGAGAACCGCGTGTCCCACAAAGAGCAGTATGGAG GGAGCCTCCACTTCAGCAACAGAAACTTTTGGCCACAGAGCAAAACGTGCAAGAGTGTCCGGGAAGTCTCAAGACCTTCCAG CGTCCCCTGCAGAACAGTATCTTCAAGAGAAGCTTCCAGATGAGGTGGTCCTGAAGATCTTTTCATACCTGCTGGAACAGGACCTGTGTCAGGCTGCGTGTGTCTGCAAGCGATTCAGTGAGCTGGCTAACGACCCTATTCTATG GAAAAGATTGTACATGGAGGTGTTTGAATACACACGGCCCATGATGCACCCAGAGCCTGGCAAATTCTACCAGATAAACCCTGAAGAATATGAACAGCCAAACCCATGGAAGGAAAGCTTTCAGCAGCTG TACAAAGGAGCACACGTAAAGCCTGGCTTTGCAGAACATTTTTACAGTAATCCAGCTAGATACAAAGGGAGAGAAAATATGCTG TACTATGATACCATTGAGGATGCATTGGGAGGTGTTCAGGAGGCCCATTTTGATGGGTTGATATTTGTTCATTCTGGTATTTACACAGATGAATGGATCTACATTGAATCTCCCATCACAATGATTGGGGCAG CCCCGGGAAAGGTAGCAGATAAAGTGGTTATTGAGAACACTAGAGATTCAACATTTGTGTTTATGGAGGGTTCAGAAGATGCATATGTAGGCTACATGACCATTAGG TTTAACCCTGATGATAAATCAGCACAGCATCACAATGCACACCACTGCCTGGAGATTACAGTGAACTGCAGCCCGAACATTGACCACTGCATTATTCGCAGCACATGCACAG TGGGGTCAgcggtgtgtgtaagtggtcAGGGTACATGTCCTATTATCAAACACTGCAATATCAGTGACTGTGAAAATGTTGGACTTTACATCACGGACCATGCACAG GGCATTTATGAAGACAACGAAATCTCCAATAATGCACTAGCGGGGATCTGGGTGAAAAACCATGGCAACCCCATTATCAGAAGGAACCACATCCATCATGGCAGAGACGTTGGAGTTTTCACATTCGACCATGGAATG GGCTACTTTGAGAGCTGCAACATCCACAGAAACAGGATTGCAGGTTTTGAGGTGAAGGCCTATGCCAATCCTACAGTAGTGCGTTGTGAAATTCACCACGGCCAAACAGGGGGCATCTACGTGCATGAGAAGGGCAGAGGCCAGTTCATAGAGAATAAGATCTATGCCAATAACTTTGCTGGCGTATGGATTACATCAAACAGTGACCCTACCATTAG GGGTAATGCTATTTTTAATGGAAACCAAGGAGGCGTTTACATATTTGGGGATGGCAGAGGTCTTATAGAGGGCAATGATATTTATGGAAATGCCCTCGCTGGAATTCAGATCAGAACCAACAGCTGTCCTATAGTCAGACACAACAAGATTCATGATGGTCAGCATGGAGGCATCTATGTG CATGAAAAAGGCCAGGGTGTTATTGAAGAGAATGAAGTGTATAGCAACACACTGGCAGGGGTTTGGGTGACCACAGGGAGCACGCCTGTCCTTCGGCGAAACAGGATACACAGTGGCAAACAG GTTGGAGTGTATTTTTATGATAACGGTCATGGGGTGTTGGAAGATAATGACATCTACAACCACATGTACTCTGGGGTCCAAATCAG AACTGGAAGCAACCCTAAAATTAGAAGAAACAAAATATGGGGAGGTCAAAATGGAGGCATTCTTGTTTACAACTCTG GTCTGGGCTTCATTGAGGACAATGAAATATTTGACAACGCAATGGCTGGTGTGTGGATTAAAACAGACAGCAATCCCACCTTACGCAGGAACAAGATCCACGATGGTCGGGATGGTGGTATCTGCATATTTAATGGTGGGAGAG GAATTTTGGAAGAGAATGACATCTTCAGGAATGCCCAGGCTGGTGTTCTCATAAGTACAAACAGTCACCCAGTGTTGAGGAAGAACAGAATATTTGATGGCTTTGCTGCAG gcatTGAGATAACAAATCATGCTACAGCAACCTTGGAAGGCAATCAAATATTCAATAACCGATTTGGAGGGCTGTTTCTAGCCTCTGGTGTTAATGTCACAATGAAAG ATAACAAAATCATGAACAATCAAGATGCCATAGAGAAAGCTGTAAGCAGAGGTCAGTGCCTGTACAAGATTTCCAGTTACACCAGCTATCCCATGCACGATTTTTACAG GTGCCACACCTGTAACACAACTGACAGAAATGCAATCTGTGTGAACTGTATTAAGAAGTGCCACCAAGGGCATGATGTTGAGTTTATACGACATGATAG GTTTTTCTGTGATTGCGGTGCAGGAACGTTGTCAAATCCATGCACGTTGGCCGGCGAGCCCACGCACGACACGGACACTTTGTATGACTCTGCGCCTCCTATAGAGTCTAACACGTTACAACACAACTGA